A DNA window from Agarivorans sp. TSD2052 contains the following coding sequences:
- a CDS encoding ABC transporter substrate-binding protein, producing the protein MHKFFSQLLGISALLCAWPVFATQTVLVIESYHAEYAWDISYRKGIESVLKEGYQLEYFQMDTKRLPINRHRSRAEMAWQHHLDIKPDLVILGDDNALRYLGKRFAKSRLPVVYLGINNNPRAYHVHKRKNITGVLERPLIKRSVSNIAELVSPAPKRILVMLDDSVTAKNVLQETFSGETEIRISGIDVQLKLIKSWSEWQNTVLTLQDEGFDAVAFGLYHTLRDDSNKHVDAEQVIAWSSENTAIPPFGFWEFAVGKNKTIGGMVLFGFEQGRLAAEMAHTILTTDVVPRSLGPKTADKGRYLFSRSQLERYNITLPQNIADKATYVD; encoded by the coding sequence GTGCATAAATTTTTTAGTCAGTTACTTGGTATTAGCGCATTGTTATGCGCTTGGCCCGTTTTTGCCACCCAAACAGTGTTGGTAATTGAAAGCTATCACGCTGAATATGCGTGGGACATTAGCTATCGTAAGGGTATTGAATCGGTGTTGAAAGAGGGGTATCAACTAGAATACTTTCAAATGGATACCAAGCGCTTACCCATCAATCGGCATCGCAGCAGAGCAGAAATGGCGTGGCAACACCACTTAGATATTAAGCCCGACTTGGTGATTTTGGGAGACGACAATGCACTGCGCTACCTAGGCAAACGTTTTGCTAAAAGCAGACTCCCCGTGGTGTATTTAGGCATAAACAACAACCCGCGCGCCTATCATGTACACAAACGAAAAAACATTACTGGCGTGTTAGAGCGGCCGCTGATTAAACGCTCGGTGTCTAATATTGCTGAGCTAGTCAGCCCAGCACCTAAACGCATTTTAGTCATGCTAGATGATAGCGTGACCGCTAAAAATGTTCTGCAAGAAACCTTTTCTGGCGAAACAGAAATACGTATCTCTGGTATTGATGTTCAGTTAAAGCTGATAAAAAGTTGGTCTGAGTGGCAAAACACCGTGCTAACACTGCAAGATGAGGGCTTTGATGCGGTCGCCTTTGGCCTTTATCACACCCTTCGCGATGATAGTAATAAGCATGTAGATGCCGAACAAGTGATTGCTTGGTCGTCGGAAAACACCGCTATTCCTCCCTTTGGTTTTTGGGAGTTTGCCGTTGGCAAAAACAAAACCATTGGTGGCATGGTGTTATTTGGCTTTGAGCAAGGCCGCTTAGCCGCCGAGATGGCGCATACCATTCTTACCACCGATGTGGTGCCTCGTTCACTGGGGCCTAAAACCGCAGATAAAGGCCGCTACCTATTTAGCCGCTCACAACTTGAGCGTTATAATATAACGCTCCCTCAAAATATCGCCGACAAAGCCACCTATGTAGACTAA
- a CDS encoding pirin family protein: MVKQTRQLLKVVAGQATSDGAGVKLTRMLGNTQLPSLDPFLMLDCFESDKPQDYMAGFPEHPHRGFQTVTYILNGRMRHKDNAGHESVIEAGGVQWMNAGKGVIHSEMPEQQDGLMKGFQLWVNLAAEHKMSAPGYQECSAEQIPVSEDSQGNVIRVVAGELANGLKGAVQTEKTAATYLDISLVAGADLSLDLPTHHHGFVYVIEGEVAVAGNAQTLSAYHLGVLSEGDTLHLQSGHASRVLVVSGEPINEPIAWGGPFVMNTREEVLQAFDDFQNNKF, encoded by the coding sequence AAGGTGGTGGCCGGTCAGGCCACTAGCGACGGCGCCGGGGTTAAGTTAACCCGCATGTTAGGGAATACTCAACTCCCCAGTTTAGATCCCTTCTTAATGCTAGATTGCTTTGAATCAGATAAACCGCAAGATTATATGGCGGGTTTTCCTGAGCATCCTCACCGCGGCTTTCAAACGGTGACCTATATTCTTAATGGCAGAATGCGCCATAAAGATAATGCCGGCCACGAAAGTGTGATTGAAGCGGGTGGCGTGCAATGGATGAACGCAGGTAAAGGCGTTATTCATTCAGAAATGCCCGAGCAACAAGATGGCTTAATGAAAGGCTTTCAGTTATGGGTGAACTTAGCCGCTGAACACAAAATGTCGGCGCCGGGTTATCAAGAATGCAGCGCCGAGCAAATACCGGTGAGCGAAGACAGCCAAGGCAACGTAATAAGAGTGGTGGCCGGTGAACTCGCTAATGGCTTAAAAGGCGCAGTGCAAACCGAGAAAACCGCCGCTACCTATCTCGATATTAGCTTAGTGGCTGGGGCTGATTTAAGCCTTGATTTACCCACCCATCATCATGGCTTTGTCTATGTGATTGAGGGCGAGGTCGCGGTGGCAGGCAACGCGCAAACCCTAAGTGCTTATCACCTAGGCGTGCTAAGCGAGGGTGATACCCTGCACTTGCAAAGTGGCCATGCTAGCCGAGTACTCGTAGTAAGCGGTGAGCCGATCAACGAGCCAATTGCTTGGGGTGGCCCTTTCGTGATGAATACTCGCGAAGAAGTGTTGCAAGCATTTGATGATTTTCAGAATAACAAGTTTTAG
- a CDS encoding endonuclease, with protein MYLKHKLNSLLGCVLSLCLGVAPVALASGNQTIESFSTAKRLLLQQVYVEPNERKTLYCEASFDEKKNLHLNSGFATSKYKNRLARYETEHVVPAENFGRSFSEWRDGHPSCVNSKGKAYKGRRCAEKVNSEYRLMQADMYNLYPAIGAVNAARSNYNFTMLSTHKSSFGSCDMRIESRKVQPPEVARGPIARSYLYMDATYPRFTMSKSQRQLMLAWDKQYPVTRQECLRAERIERSQKNRQQIVSERCSHLK; from the coding sequence ATGTATTTAAAACACAAGCTAAACAGCCTACTAGGCTGTGTATTATCGCTTTGTCTTGGCGTTGCTCCTGTCGCCTTGGCCAGTGGCAACCAAACCATCGAGTCGTTTTCTACCGCCAAGCGCTTATTACTACAACAGGTATATGTTGAGCCCAATGAGCGTAAAACGCTGTACTGCGAAGCAAGCTTTGATGAAAAGAAAAACCTGCATTTAAACAGCGGCTTTGCCACCAGCAAATATAAAAATCGCTTGGCCCGCTATGAAACCGAGCACGTCGTACCCGCCGAAAACTTTGGCCGCAGCTTTAGTGAGTGGCGAGACGGCCACCCCAGCTGTGTTAACAGCAAAGGTAAGGCCTATAAAGGGCGGCGTTGCGCCGAAAAGGTAAATAGCGAATATCGCTTAATGCAGGCCGACATGTATAACTTGTACCCAGCCATTGGGGCAGTAAATGCAGCGCGTTCTAACTATAACTTCACCATGCTAAGCACCCATAAATCTAGCTTTGGCAGTTGTGATATGCGTATAGAAAGCCGCAAAGTACAGCCGCCAGAAGTGGCGCGCGGCCCTATTGCCCGTAGCTATTTGTATATGGATGCCACCTACCCACGCTTTACTATGAGCAAAAGCCAACGCCAACTAATGTTAGCCTGGGACAAGCAATACCCGGTCACTCGGCAAGAGTGCCTAAGAGCCGAGCGAATTGAGCGCAGCCAAAAAAACCGCCAACAGATAGTGAGTGAGCGCTGCTCACATTTAAAGTAA
- a CDS encoding glutathione S-transferase family protein: MGLLVEGKWQDKWYETKQNKGRFVRSEAQFRNWVTADGSAGPTGKPGFKAETGRYHLYISHACPWANRTMIFRKLKGLEEMIDYSVVHWFMGEHGWTFAPGEGVVSDPINQAEYLHQVYTAANANYSGRVTVPILWDKHQQTIVSNESADIIRMFNSAFDEMGAKAGDYYPEWLREEIDPLNQRIYDTVNNGVYRAGFATNQDAYEEALVPLFATLDDLELRLSKQRYLTGSQLTEADWRLFTTLIRFDAVYVGHFKCNLRRIVDYPHLHGYMLELYQVEGIAETVNFAHIKQHYYQSHTMINPTGVVPVGPLLPLSAAHGREYLS; encoded by the coding sequence ATGGGTTTGTTAGTAGAAGGCAAGTGGCAAGATAAATGGTACGAAACCAAACAAAACAAGGGGCGTTTTGTGCGCAGCGAAGCGCAGTTTCGTAACTGGGTCACCGCCGATGGCAGTGCCGGGCCAACCGGCAAACCTGGCTTTAAAGCCGAAACTGGCCGTTATCATCTGTATATCTCGCATGCTTGCCCTTGGGCTAATCGCACCATGATTTTTCGCAAGCTTAAAGGCTTAGAAGAGATGATTGATTACTCGGTGGTGCATTGGTTTATGGGTGAACACGGCTGGACGTTTGCCCCCGGCGAAGGTGTAGTGAGCGATCCCATCAACCAAGCTGAGTATTTACATCAGGTGTATACCGCCGCTAATGCTAACTATAGCGGCAGAGTTACGGTGCCAATATTGTGGGATAAACACCAGCAAACCATTGTGTCGAATGAATCAGCCGACATAATCCGAATGTTTAATTCAGCCTTTGATGAGATGGGTGCTAAAGCGGGGGATTACTACCCAGAGTGGCTTCGTGAAGAGATAGACCCCCTTAACCAGCGCATTTATGACACGGTAAATAATGGGGTGTATCGTGCCGGCTTTGCTACTAACCAAGACGCTTATGAAGAAGCACTGGTGCCATTATTTGCTACGCTTGATGACTTAGAACTGCGATTAAGTAAGCAGCGCTACCTTACCGGTTCGCAACTCACCGAAGCCGATTGGCGACTCTTCACCACGCTGATCCGTTTTGATGCCGTATATGTTGGTCACTTTAAATGTAACCTGCGCCGAATAGTGGATTACCCCCATTTACATGGCTACATGCTAGAGCTTTACCAAGTAGAGGGTATTGCTGAAACGGTCAACTTTGCGCATATCAAGCAGCACTATTACCAAAGCCACACCATGATTAACCCAACCGGTGTAGTACCCGTGGGACCGCTATTGCCATTGTCTGCGGCACACGGGCGAGAATACTTATCCTAA
- a CDS encoding helix-turn-helix domain-containing protein codes for MNTSILTSFGAHVRQIRLDIGISQEELSATSGLDRTYISGIERGVRNLSLLNIFKLADALKVTPASLLAFELKTNDE; via the coding sequence GTGAACACATCAATTCTTACCTCTTTTGGTGCGCATGTACGCCAGATTCGCCTAGATATAGGTATCAGCCAAGAAGAGCTTTCTGCAACTAGCGGCCTAGACCGTACCTATATCAGCGGCATAGAGCGTGGGGTGCGCAATCTTAGTTTACTCAACATCTTTAAACTGGCTGACGCACTTAAGGTGACGCCAGCATCACTACTGGCATTTGAATTAAAGACTAATGATGAGTAG